The uncultured Desulfuromonas sp. genome has a segment encoding these proteins:
- a CDS encoding GNAT family N-acetyltransferase: MSPKDLEKVNVAEVVIREIEKDELHHLDDLLYAVLFQPDRRNPIPRNAINLPEIRIYIQDFGRKKGDYCLVAVLRGTIIGGVWVRILAGEIKGFGHIDDKTPEFAIAVFSEFQNLGIGTRLMGKMISHLKNEDYHQASLSVQKQNYAVKMYQNLGFEISDETDEDYIMLLKLRD; the protein is encoded by the coding sequence CTGGAAAAAGTGAATGTTGCCGAAGTGGTCATCCGCGAGATTGAAAAAGACGAGCTGCATCATCTTGACGACTTGCTATATGCCGTACTTTTCCAACCAGACAGACGCAACCCCATCCCGCGTAATGCCATTAATCTTCCAGAAATCAGGATTTATATACAAGATTTTGGCCGGAAAAAAGGTGATTATTGTTTAGTCGCCGTTTTACGGGGAACAATCATCGGAGGCGTTTGGGTTCGCATCCTGGCGGGTGAAATTAAAGGTTTTGGTCATATTGACGACAAAACGCCGGAATTTGCCATTGCTGTGTTCAGTGAGTTTCAGAACCTGGGCATCGGCACACGCCTGATGGGAAAAATGATTTCCCATTTGAAAAATGAAGACTATCACCAGGCTTCTTTAAGTGTTCAAAAACAGAACTATGCTGTGAAAATGTACCAAAATCTCGGATTTGAAATAAGCGATGAAACGGACGAAGATTACATCATGCTGCTGAAGTTGAGAGACTAA